Below is a genomic region from Helianthus annuus cultivar XRQ/B chromosome 2, HanXRQr2.0-SUNRISE, whole genome shotgun sequence.
CCTATTAACCACCCTCTCGGCGTCATCCTCCCTCTCACACCTCAAGCAAATTCATGCCCGAATTATTCGTTCGGGCCTTGACCGCTCAAACTCCCTCCTCATCAAACTCGTTATTACGGCATGCACATTATCTTCCCCATCCTTCGACTACGCCCTATCGGTCTTTTACCAAATGCACAACCCAGAACCACATTTATCTAACAAATTGTTACGTGAACTTTCCCGAAGCACCAAACCTGAAAAGGCCCTTTTAGCTTATGCCAAGATGAGGGAAAAAGGATTTGTGATCGACAGTTTTAGCCTCCCTCCGCTTCTAAAAGCCTCAATGCGAGTTCAAGCGTTAAGTGAAGGGATGGAACTTCATGGGTTCGCTTCAAAAATGGATTTTGTATCAGACCCGTTTGTGCAGACAGGTTTGGTTGCAATGTACTCGGTCTGTGGACATATTGAAGATGCACGCCtgatgtttgataaaatgccgGAAAGAGATATTGTTGCTTGGAATAGTATGATTGACGGGTATGGCTTCTTTACACGCACGTTGCTTTCTTTCGTCTTGTTAGCATGAAATGCTTATTCCATTTGTCTAAATTTCTAATTGTGAACAGTTATTGCGTGAATGGGCGCTACAACAATGTGTTGCCGTTGATCGAGGAGATGAAGAGATCGAACGTAAAACCAGATGAGAAGATCTTTTCAACCGTCGTGTCTGCTTGTGCCCGTGCTGGAAATTTAGAATTCGGGAAAGCATTTCACGGGTTTATTACCGAAAACAAAGTTTTCGTTGACTATAACCTGCAATGTGCACTCGTGATCATGTACGCATGTTGCAGCTACATGGACATGGCAACTAACATGTTTAAAAATCTGTCCCCAACAAACATCGTTGTTTCTACCGCCATGATTACAGGGTATTCAAAAGCCGGACAGGTTGATGCTGCACGATTAGTATTCGATCAGATGACTGAAAAGGACTTGATTTGTTGGAGTGCAATGATTACCGGGTATGCAGAGGGAGGTCAGCCTCGAAAAGCGCTCCAGCTTTTCGACAAAATGCTAACCTCGGGAGTAAAACCCGATCAGGTCACTATGCTGAGTGTTATCTCCGCTTGTGCTAGTCTTGGTGCTGTAGATAACGCGATAAAAATCCAATCATATATTGATGAAAATAGGTTTAGTGGAGTCTTACCGGTGAATAACGCCCTTATTGACATGTATGCAAAATGCGGGGAACTTGAAAGGGCTAAACAAGTTTTTGCTAGAATGCATAAACGAAACGTTATTACATGGAGTAGCATGATCGGGGCATACGCGGTTCATGGAGACGCTATTAACGCACTTGACCTCTTTCATGAAATGAAATCCCAAAGAGTCGAGCCAAACGGTGTAACGTTTGTGGGTTTGTTGTACGCTTGTAGCCACGCGGGATTAGTTGAAGAGGGTCGGAAAATCTTTGCATCGATGGTTAACGACTACGACATAACACCCAAACGCGAGCATTACGGCTGCATGGTGGATCTCTACGGCAGAGCTAATTTGCTTAAAGAAGCTCTTGAGGTGATTGAACAGATGCCTGTGGCACCAAACGTTGTCATTtggggatccctgatggctgctTGTCGAATCTACAACGAGATTGAACTAGGTGAGTTTGCGGCAAAACGGGTTCTTGAGCTCGACCCGTATCATGATGGGGCCCACATTTTTCTATCAAACGTTTATGCAAAAGAAAGAAAATGGGAAAGTGTTGGGGAAATTCGAAAGCTGATGCAGAACAAAGGCGTGGTAAAGCAACGGGGATGTAGTAGAATTGAACTGGATGGGGAGATACATGAGTTTTTAACCGCGGATAAAAACCACGCTCATGTGGATGAGATATATGAAAAGTTAGACGTGGTTGTGAAGGAGTTAGAGGTGGCGGGTTACACTCCAAACATGTCTTGTGTTTTGGTTGATCTGGACGAGGATGAAAAGACAAAGGCGTTATTATGGCATAGTGAGAAGTTGGCACTGTGTTTCGGGTTGTTAAGACAGAAAAGAGGATCTTGCATTCGTGTAATCAAGAATCTTCGGGTCTGTGAAGACTGTCATAACTTCATGAAGTTGGCATCTAAGGTTTACGGGATTCAGATTCTCGTACGAGATAGGACTCGGTTTCATCAGTACGAGGATGGTTTGTGTTCTTGCAAAGACTATTGGTGACTTTCATATTATATAACAAAAATCTGAGAAAATGAACAGCAAGTATAACTTGTATGTTGCAGGATTAGAACTCCTTAACTCCTAATTTTTTAGTTAAGTATACCACATAACACCAAGATGTTCCATTGGGGAGTGTAGACATAACAACACAACCCACGGCCATTGTTTTTCACTACCACCACCACTCCCATCGTTGACAGCGCCACCAGTCCACCACCTGCCGGTAGCACCACCTTATCATCTTTGCCGCCACAAGCAACGCCACTGCAACGGCACAACCATTGTCTACTTATGCTAATGCCACCTTCATCGCCGCTATTAGCAgctataaaaaaatataaaaccgGTTAACCTATTTTGCTCATTTTTTTAATGAATCATTTCAACCCGAACTTATTTTGGTAAAAATGACAAAagtcaaggactaaaatggcagaaaagaaaactatttggactaaaatggcaataaaaaaaaaaactattttgatTAAAGTGACAATTTTAGTCAAACCTcaggaactaaaatggcaatttactctagtTTTAAACAAAAAGATGATATAGATTATTCACTTGGTTTCCAGATCCAAACCCTCAAACGGATAGTTAAGACGTTAAAGTTGAACTATGAACCAAACTATATAAATCTTAAATCTGCCAACTTGTTTCactttttaacaatttactaTGAGCATCCCAACGCTAAAAAACTACAAAGGACCCGGAAAAAAGAGGTAATTACTTGAATGGTCCATGTGTTTCGCCCATACTGCAACTTTGTTCCTAAGCGTTTCGAAATTACACAGATGCTCCTAGCGGTATGCATTTTATAACTATGACGGTCCATACATCGGCAACATTGGTGAAACCAAAAGGACCATCTGATTAATTAACTCTCGAAGAAAT
It encodes:
- the LOC110912528 gene encoding pentatricopeptide repeat-containing protein At4g14820, with amino-acid sequence MNVMTTIPQPIISSTIHVNHYNHLLTTLSASSSLSHLKQIHARIIRSGLDRSNSLLIKLVITACTLSSPSFDYALSVFYQMHNPEPHLSNKLLRELSRSTKPEKALLAYAKMREKGFVIDSFSLPPLLKASMRVQALSEGMELHGFASKMDFVSDPFVQTGLVAMYSVCGHIEDARLMFDKMPERDIVAWNSMIDGYCVNGRYNNVLPLIEEMKRSNVKPDEKIFSTVVSACARAGNLEFGKAFHGFITENKVFVDYNLQCALVIMYACCSYMDMATNMFKNLSPTNIVVSTAMITGYSKAGQVDAARLVFDQMTEKDLICWSAMITGYAEGGQPRKALQLFDKMLTSGVKPDQVTMLSVISACASLGAVDNAIKIQSYIDENRFSGVLPVNNALIDMYAKCGELERAKQVFARMHKRNVITWSSMIGAYAVHGDAINALDLFHEMKSQRVEPNGVTFVGLLYACSHAGLVEEGRKIFASMVNDYDITPKREHYGCMVDLYGRANLLKEALEVIEQMPVAPNVVIWGSLMAACRIYNEIELGEFAAKRVLELDPYHDGAHIFLSNVYAKERKWESVGEIRKLMQNKGVVKQRGCSRIELDGEIHEFLTADKNHAHVDEIYEKLDVVVKELEVAGYTPNMSCVLVDLDEDEKTKALLWHSEKLALCFGLLRQKRGSCIRVIKNLRVCEDCHNFMKLASKVYGIQILVRDRTRFHQYEDGLCSCKDYW